In Gadus morhua chromosome 2, gadMor3.0, whole genome shotgun sequence, the DNA window TGATTGTAACATAACAACCCGTCAGTTTCAGGCCAACCTCTCATATCGGCTACACGTTcaaaaaatgataaaaaaagtgTCTGGATCTTTCTCGTCGAACTTTGGTATAAGACGCAAATTACGAACCACATCAAACCCTTTTACCTGTGCTGTAGCGGGTTCTTCAGACGATCCTGAACCCTCAGCATTACCCACAATCATTCCTGCTTTAATAAGGTGTAATCGGTACTGTTGCAACCCCaatttttccttttccaaagaCTGTTTTGGATGTTCTTTCTCCATCTCCGCATTTAATTTATCCTTTTCCAAAGACTGTCTTAGATGTTCTTTTTCCATTTCCGCATTTAACTGCAACAGCTCCTTTTGCTGCTCAAATGTTAGACCTACAGGAGGAGAAACAGACTCAACCGCAGCATTACTTTGCACTGTGGCTGGCAACACACCACTCTGAATTAGTGATGTGCATCTCCATCAGGAGGACGATGCGATACACATCTCGATGCACTGCCAACGATCCGATACATTCAAGATACATAAAAGCAGCTACTAATGCGATACGATACGATTCACCCCTATTGCGATGCAGTGCGATTCGACACGATACGATTCGACACGATGCGATTCAACAAGATGCGATGCTAAATAATACAATTCTATGCAATTTAATATGATAcataatgatttatttatttgtcagaCAACAAATCAGTAACCAGGTTTCtgacaaaagaaaacatttatgtgcatgtgtgtaagtgtgttctgAATGTAAAATTTTTGTTTGTCAGACAACAAATCAGTAACAAGGTTTCTGACAAAAGAAAACAtgtatgtgtgatgtgtatgtgtatgtgtgtgtatgtgcataagTGTGTTCTGAATGTAACATTTTTTCACTATACCTGACAGTCACAACACAGTTTGCTTCATCCTAAACATGTGGATCAACTGCCTCACACACTAAATTTAACTAATTTGTCCTATTTTCAGGTTTTTCTTAAGGAATATGAGTTGATCCACATGATCAGGATGAAGCAAACTGCGCTTTGCTGTAACTATGTCCCCAGCCGTGCTAAACACTCTTTCAGAGGGTACACTCGTTGCTGGGATGCACAGGTAGCTCTTTGCCAAGGCTGAAAGCAGTGGAAGATCCACTTGTTTTTTCCACCACTGCAACACATCACCACTCAAAGCTAAagaatccctctctctgtactttAAGATTTCTGCCCTAGCCCTCTCCCTTGTGGTCTTCATTGGTGCTCTCGCAGTGAGGAAATCCCCAAACATCTGGTTCAAGGCTGTCTTCTTGGGGGGGACATCATCTATGGAATGGAACAGAAAAGCACAGTGAATTATCAgttgtgttaaaaaaatatgtaaaaattaTGATTTACAATACTTtcttactatatatatatatatataatatagtaagATAGTATTGCAGGTCATAACTTTGTAAGATAGTATTGTATGTCATaattttgacattttttttaacacaactGATATCCACAGTGCTCTTTTGTTCCATtccatatatattatttaaataatactttataactatatatatataataaatgcatcttaaaacattattttatagcTTTTGGCGCAGTTCCTATCAGAACaaacctctctcttcctctgggcTTCTGTCAACCTCTGCCTGGCCCTCAGTCAGTGTGCCACTGTCACCTGCCTGGCCCTCATTGAGTGTGCCACTGTCACTTGCctgacaaaaatatatatatatgggaacATATAAATAGTATAAAGGAGACTAGCTGCTAGATTTCTTTTTCCAATTCAAAGAAGACACAGGTAAATTCAAGTAACAAATAGTTTAGCTACGGTTTAGCTAGGTTTAGCTACGGTTTATGGAGTATATTCTTACCTCTtcctccatcatcaccacctctGCTGTTAGCTTCGTGAATACCATGTCCTTGGTGCCGTGGTCTTCCAAGAAAGCCAGGTCTTTGAACCGTGGATCGAGCACTGCAGCATAGTAGAGGAGGTCTTGGAGATACGTGTAGCGACCATCAAAATCCTGTCGGAATCGCTCCTTCATCACAGAAATTTCCAGCAGATCGCTCTCATCTGGCTGGAAATGCTTCTGAAGTTTGGCCTGTATTGGGGAGATCATTGAGATAGTGGGGTGTTTTTCCTCACTGAGGAGTGTTGTTGCCACTTTCAGAGGGGACATCAATTTGATGACCTCTGGGATCAGTGTCATGTCTTCCTCTGTCAGGCTGGCTAATCCTTCTCCCCTCTTTATCTTCCTTGACAGAAGAGTGTTCAACACAGCAGGCTGCTGCTCCCAAAAACGCTCCAACATGTCAAGTGAACTGTTCCATCTTGTGGGAACATCATGGATGAGCTTGTGATTTGGCATGTGTAACTGGGCCTGCATTTCACGTAGAACCTCAGTTGCTTGTGGGCTTCTGTGAAAAAAAGTTGTAATCTTCCTCACTTTCACCAGAAGCTCTGACACCCTGTCCACCTTCAGGGATTTTTGTGAGGCCAGATTGAGCGTGTGCGCGATGCATCGCACATGGGGGTTTATCTCTGCACGAACTCCAGCCAGTAACATATTTTTTGCGTTGTCCGTGACCAACGCTGGGTTCTTGTCTGCGATGTTCCATGTGCAACAAACGTCCTTCAGTAAAAGTCCCAGATTATTCCCTGTGTGAGCCTCGTTGAACGGTCTGGTTTGAAGGACGTGGTTTTGTAAAACCCACTCTTCGTCGATGTAATGTGCCGTTACGGTGACATAGGAGTCAGTGGCGCGAGACGTCCAACCATCAACTGTAATAGCAACTCTTTTGGCATTGCTCAACGATTTAGCTATTTCATGCCTCACTTTTTCATACAGAAGAGGGATTTCTTTATCCGTGAAAAGCTTCCTATTCGGGATGTGGTACCTCGGCTCCAGAATGTGTAGGAGGTATTGGAAGCCCTCGTTTTCAACAACACTGTAAGGCTGAATATCTTTGCAAATAAAGAAGGCAATGGCTTCGGTTATTGCCTTTGATCGAGCTGAGTTGGTAGCCAGCGGGGCATGAAAAAAGGTGGAAATACTTTGCGCAGGTGTACTTGTTGAGGCAGCCACTGTAGCCATAGATGAATCGGAGGATGAGGCAGACGTCTCACCATGTCGCCTCTTCAGGTGAGTACCTAAATTAGTCGTGCTGCCTGTGTACTTTATGGCAGCACgacatattttgcatattgcATGGGTCTTATCCAATTTTCCATCTTTCTTTGCAAAGCCAAAGTTTTGCCAAACCTTGGACTTATTGCAAGCTTTAGGGACGTATAACTCCTCGTCAGCCATTGTAACTCTCCCGAACACTCCTTCAACTCGCGCGATACTTGGCCGCGACACTTCACGAAAATCTGCCACTGACAGCAGTGGAGATGAGAGCGCGTTTAGGAAACAGTTAGAGAGGGGGAATCTagaaatatacaattgtaccggATTATACCGATGCAAAATTTTTTAGGTACGATGCATCGCGGTTCATCCCACATTGTATCCGATGCACCCATTTTTGATCCGGGCCATCGCATCGTGAGCTTTTATGACGATGCATCGGTGCGAACCGGTGAATCTTCCCATCCCTACTCTGAATTAAAGCAGCCCTCAATGCCCCTTTAATTTCCTCCTTTAACTTTTTATCCCCAATGTCAACACCATAATGCTCCACAAGCTTCAAAAGTTGGTCTTTTGTGCAACTATTCAAAATTGCCTCAGTGGGAGACTGAACAAAACTACTGACAGAAGCCATGACAAAACTGTTTTGATTATTGGGATGCAAATAGAATTGGAACTTCCCCACTAACTGCCTATCCAAAACTAAATAATCCCGACCCTAGTGTTCATGCAGCTTGCGGTGGGAATTTATGCACTGTAAACCAGCCGGTTTGAAAGGCGACCTACAAGCAGACAACCCTCAAGATCCTTCGAACGTGCTCCCAAGACAATTGTCCGAAAACAATTGACACAAACCACGTTGCCACAGCACTACCAAAAGGATTAAACAAACGAAACAAAAAATTATTCACGCAACCCAAAGGGGAAACGCAACTGAAGCCCAACAGGGGAAGTTCAAATTTCGACATGTGCTCACTGGACAATCAACTGTTAGCCTAACCTCAGCAGATTACCCAATCAAAAGCTCAATCCCCAACCATGCACTACTGATCCACAAAACCACAAAGGAGCTTCAAAACATATTAACTAGTGCACCAATTAACTAATAGAATCCCCAAAAAACAGTCAAAACTATCAAAAGTTTTACCACCGTGGAAAAACTCACCAAATTGGTcggacgagcccccatatgTTACAACCTGGCTCAACGGTTGTACCATTGAAGGGGAGGCCACACATGGTCTTGTATGAACTTAATGAATTTATTAAAGAACATCGTGAACAACCAAACGTAACGGAAActaaggccacgtttatacgtagcagggtatttatagaaacgaatatttccccccctccgttttcaaaaataacattgtgcacacagcatcgttttcaaaaaagttgtcgtttacatcaaaacgcataaatacgccgtcgagcgccattataactatgccaaacctatgggcggcagtgtagtagagcttagatcgggcccatAAAATCAAGCCAGACCCGGCTCGAGCCCGTGAACGTTCTgcccgagcccggcccgacccgacacattaacCGTAATTATGagccgagcccgatttcaacccgacttttttttttaatacatatgtaactttgtacacatttgttactaggcctactctgctaaatatatatgtaagggataatgtatagaacgccggtcattatcgggaaaataagccccgacagggcgaacagtacaccgtCCGACGCGCAGCAacgacgtcgcttagcaacgg includes these proteins:
- the LOC115535740 gene encoding zinc finger BED domain-containing protein 1-like isoform X1; this encodes MADEELYVPKACNKSKVWQNFGFAKKDGKLDKTHAICKICRAAIKYTGSTTNLGTHLKRRHGETSASSSDSSMATVAASTSTPAQSISTFFHAPLATNSARSKAITEAIAFFICKDIQPYSVVENEGFQYLLHILEPRYHIPNRKLFTDKEIPLLYEKVRHEIAKSLSNAKRVAITVDGWTSRATDSYVTVTAHYIDEEWVLQNHVLQTRPFNEAHTGNNLGLLLKDVCCTWNIADKNPALVTDNAKNMLLAGVRAEINPHVRCIAHTLNLASQKSLKVDRVSELLVKVRKITTFFHRSPQATEVLREMQAQLHMPNHKLIHDVPTRWNSSLDMLERFWEQQPAVLNTLLSRKIKRGEGLASLTEEDMTLIPEVIKLMSPLKVATTLLSEEKHPTISMISPIQAKLQKHFQPDESDLLEISVMKERFRQDFDGRYTYLQDLLYYAAVLDPRFKDLAFLEDHGTKDMVFTKLTAEVVMMEEEASDSGTLNEGQAGDSGTLTEGQAEVDRSPEEERDDVPPKKTALNQMFGDFLTARAPMKTTRERARAEILKYRERDSLALSGDVLQWWKKQVDLPLLSALAKSYLCIPATSVPSERVFSTAGDIVTAKRSLLHPDHVDQLIFLKKNLKIGQIS
- the LOC115535740 gene encoding zinc finger BED domain-containing protein 1-like isoform X2, with protein sequence MADEELYVPKACNKSKVWQNFGFAKKDGKLDKTHAICKICRAAIKYTGSTTNLGTHLKRRHGETSASSSDSSMATVAASTSTPAQSISTFFHAPLATNSARSKAITEAIAFFICKDIQPYSVVENEGFQYLLHILEPRYHIPNRKLFTDKEIPLLYEKVRHEIAKSLSNAKRVAITVDGWTSRATDSYVTVTAHYIDEEWVLQNHVLQTRPFNEAHTGNNLGLLLKDVCCTWNIADKNPALVTDNAKNMLLAGVRAEINPHVRCIAHTLNLASQKSLKVDRVSELLVKVRKITTFFHRSPQATEVLREMQAQLHMPNHKLIHDVPTRWNSSLDMLERFWEQQPAVLNTLLSRKIKRGEGLASLTEEDMTLIPEVIKLMSPLKVATTLLSEEKHPTISMISPIQAKLQKHFQPDESDLLEISVMKERFRQDFDGRYTYLQDLLYYAAVLDPRFKDLAFLEDHGTKDMVFTKLTAEVVMMEEEMMSPPRRQP